A region from the Anaerolineales bacterium genome encodes:
- a CDS encoding right-handed parallel beta-helix repeat-containing protein, protein MNPRLVRAIFTIPMVLLPMVVLVPLPRAAAVSGGGFFVESTEDGIDSNLGDGVCATALGQCTLRAAVMETNALPTADRIELGPQVYGLSIPGLFEEQATTGDLDIYGTLTIVGQGMTLTGVDAGGTGMGDRAIHVHPGATFRLEGVDVVNADIGMGSNGAGLRNDSGNVVIQGSSFQFNRAHNGAGLMNVGQMVIRNSLIGSNTATDSGAGVRNDGTLEIDSSSILENDALAGPGAGIQNHGTLVIRNSTISNNRAGPVGGAIYNGYGPTSSGASLTINNSTIFGNLALTGGSTEPTTGGIYNVDASSVQLSNSILAWNGVDDSTHVTYVDCLGTITSRGYNLFSAVDACTLDGDLTGNILTADPGLGPREEDPAHTASFPLLPGSPALEAGSPLAPGSSDAACDPVDQRGILRPQVARCDIGAREMEGTPPPSPTPPPSGLFLDGFETGNLSAWSSAQIDQGDLAVSLGAALGGAYGLQAAIDDDRALYVVDTTPANESAYAARFYFDPNGIAMASGNAHLLFKALDAASRTVYQIELRSYQGDYQIRAQALGDSGGATNTSWFRLSDDLHLLEVVWRAASGDVAPDGWLALWLDGDLVASSDGLDNDALRVDSVRLGAVAGIDSGTSGIYYFDSFGSTQGIPLGPDPGITLPSPPPTPDAVFADGFESGDLTSWSAVKNEADLTVGSSAALGGGFGLAAIVDDTAPRYVSDWSPVSLKSYAARFYFDPNSILMTSGNSHVLFRALDFAAKTAFQIELRSYQGEYQIRGYAPWDSGGAYSTPWFRIYDDVHLIEAIWQASSAEGAMDGALALWLDGELAASGSGIDNDTRRVDKVDLGAVTGLDSGTSGTYYFDAFASTSGNPLGPDLGITLPSPPATPEQIFGDGFESGDLSAWSAVTNRTDLTVSSSAALGGGF, encoded by the coding sequence TCGTCGAATCGACCGAGGATGGAATCGACTCCAACCTCGGCGACGGGGTGTGTGCCACTGCGCTGGGTCAATGCACGCTGCGCGCGGCCGTGATGGAAACCAATGCGCTTCCCACGGCCGACCGCATCGAACTGGGTCCACAGGTCTACGGTCTGTCGATCCCGGGGTTGTTCGAGGAACAGGCGACCACAGGGGACCTGGACATCTACGGGACGCTGACGATCGTCGGCCAGGGGATGACCCTTACCGGTGTCGACGCCGGCGGAACAGGGATGGGCGACCGCGCCATTCATGTCCACCCGGGGGCGACCTTTCGCCTGGAGGGCGTGGACGTCGTCAACGCCGATATTGGCATGGGATCCAACGGCGCCGGACTGCGCAACGACTCCGGCAATGTGGTCATTCAAGGCTCATCCTTCCAGTTCAACCGGGCCCACAACGGCGCCGGCCTGATGAACGTCGGTCAGATGGTCATCCGCAACAGCCTGATCGGGTCCAACACGGCGACCGACTCCGGCGCCGGGGTCCGTAATGACGGCACCCTGGAGATCGACAGCAGTTCGATCCTCGAGAACGATGCCCTGGCCGGGCCGGGCGCCGGCATCCAGAATCACGGGACTCTGGTCATTCGCAACTCCACGATCTCGAACAATCGCGCCGGACCCGTCGGGGGCGCGATCTACAATGGCTATGGCCCGACGAGCAGCGGTGCATCCCTGACAATCAACAACTCCACCATCTTCGGCAACCTCGCTCTGACCGGCGGCAGCACCGAGCCGACGACCGGCGGGATCTACAACGTGGACGCCAGCTCGGTTCAGCTGAGCAACTCGATCCTGGCCTGGAACGGCGTTGACGACAGCACCCACGTCACCTACGTCGACTGCTTGGGCACAATCACCTCACGCGGATACAACCTGTTCAGTGCAGTGGATGCATGCACGCTTGACGGCGATCTGACCGGCAACATCCTCACTGCGGATCCTGGCCTGGGGCCCCGCGAGGAGGATCCTGCGCATACCGCCTCTTTCCCGCTGCTCCCGGGGAGCCCGGCGCTGGAGGCCGGCAGCCCGCTCGCTCCCGGCTCGTCCGATGCCGCCTGCGACCCGGTCGACCAGCGCGGCATCCTGCGCCCGCAGGTGGCGCGGTGTGATATCGGCGCGCGTGAGATGGAGGGCACACCCCCTCCTTCGCCCACCCCCCCGCCTTCCGGGCTGTTCCTTGACGGCTTCGAAACCGGCAACCTCTCCGCCTGGTCCTCCGCCCAGATCGATCAGGGCGACCTCGCCGTCTCATTGGGAGCAGCGCTCGGCGGCGCGTACGGCCTGCAGGCGGCCATCGACGACGACCGCGCGCTCTACGTTGTGGACACTACGCCTGCCAACGAGAGCGCCTACGCCGCCCGCTTCTACTTCGATCCCAACGGCATCGCCATGGCCAGCGGCAATGCCCACCTGCTCTTCAAGGCGCTGGATGCCGCTTCGCGAACCGTGTACCAGATCGAGCTGCGTTCTTATCAGGGCGACTACCAGATCCGCGCGCAAGCGCTCGGCGATAGCGGCGGTGCAACCAATACCTCCTGGTTCCGCCTGAGCGACGATCTGCATCTGCTCGAGGTGGTCTGGCGGGCGGCGTCCGGCGACGTCGCCCCCGATGGTTGGCTGGCGTTGTGGCTCGATGGAGACCTAGTCGCCAGCAGTGATGGGCTCGACAACGACGCGCTGCGGGTGGATTCCGTCCGCCTGGGCGCTGTCGCCGGGATCGACAGCGGCACAAGCGGCATCTACTATTTCGATAGCTTCGGATCGACCCAGGGCATCCCCCTCGGCCCGGACCCAGGAATCACACTGCCTTCGCCGCCACCCACCCCGGATGCGGTCTTCGCCGACGGCTTCGAGAGCGGCGATCTCACTTCCTGGTCGGCGGTCAAGAACGAGGCGGATCTGACCGTCGGTTCATCGGCTGCGCTGGGCGGAGGGTTCGGTCTGGCGGCCATCGTCGACGACACGGCGCCGCGCTATGTGAGCGATTGGAGCCCGGTCTCCCTGAAGTCGTATGCAGCCCGGTTCTACTTCGACCCGAACAGTATCCTCATGACCAGTGGCAACTCCCACGTGCTCTTCAGGGCGCTGGATTTCGCCGCTAAGACGGCCTTCCAGATCGAGCTGCGTTCCTACCAGGGGGAGTATCAGATCCGCGGCTATGCACCCTGGGACAGCGGCGGTGCTTACAGCACACCGTGGTTCCGCATCTACGACGACGTCCATTTGATCGAGGCCATCTGGCAGGCGTCATCGGCAGAGGGCGCGATGGACGGGGCACTGGCCCTCTGGCTGGACGGGGAACTCGCCGCCAGCGGCAGCGGCATCGACAACGACACCCGCCGGGTGGACAAGGTCGATCTCGGCGCGGTCACCGGCCTGGACAGCGGCACGTCCGGTACGTACTACTTCGACGCCTTCGCGTCGACCTCCGGAAATCCCCTCGGCCCCGATCTTGGGATCACGCTTCCATCCCCGCCAGCCACGCCTGAGCAGATCTTCGGCGACGGATTCGAGAGCGGCGATCTCTCCGCCTGGTCGGCGGTCACGAACAGGACGGATCTGACCGTGAGTTCATCGGCCGCGCTGGGGGGAGGCTTCG